The uncultured Desulfobulbus sp. genome window below encodes:
- the asnB gene encoding asparagine synthase (glutamine-hydrolyzing), whose translation MCGIAGIYRHNGLTETDQKALNAMTAALAHRGPDEETYFRAPQVGLGCRRLSIVDIAHGHQPMYSNDETMVSVANAEIYNHQELRQELIKRGVCFQTSCDVEVIPHLFRTEGPDCIGRLNGQFAFAVYDTKRKALFLGRDQTGIAPLFWSKIHGGILFASEIKALMPHPETPRRLDPAGLDQVITFPGLISPQTMFKGIHALPPGHWLRIEGEQIEVQQYWDFDFPQAADMEESTEEKLLEELEAALTTAVSRRLRADVPVGFYVSGGLDSALIATLAHKVDSATIRDTFSIGFNIPEIDERPWQSQITQAIGSRHHEAIFDQDRILAHLQDIVWHGETVLKESYNACTMLLAQLVHKNDMRVTLTGEGADELFAGYVGYRFDETRTGNGLEELDDLEAMLEEETRERLWGDASFFYERNYNNHAELTLALLSPELAANRAAFSALARSPLNHDQLTGRSLAHKRSYIDCKLRLADHLLADHSDRVAYAAQVEARYPFLDPDVIAVARRIPQHIMVKDGEEKYLLKKLGAKLLPQELVQRRKFSFVAHGSPHLLRQGQDWVMDLLSPERIRQRGIFNPDTVASLTARALRPDCSVNQTYEDDYLMIVLTTELLMDAFSLSSPT comes from the coding sequence ATGTGTGGAATAGCAGGAATTTATCGCCACAACGGCCTCACAGAAACCGACCAGAAAGCCCTGAACGCAATGACCGCGGCTCTAGCACATCGGGGCCCAGATGAGGAAACCTATTTCCGGGCCCCACAGGTTGGCCTGGGGTGCCGCAGACTCTCGATCGTCGATATTGCCCATGGGCATCAACCCATGTACTCCAACGATGAGACCATGGTTTCGGTGGCAAACGCCGAAATATACAATCACCAGGAGCTGCGTCAGGAACTCATCAAACGGGGTGTCTGTTTCCAAACCTCCTGCGATGTTGAGGTCATTCCCCATCTCTTTCGCACGGAGGGACCGGACTGCATAGGCCGCCTCAACGGACAATTTGCCTTTGCCGTTTACGACACCAAACGTAAGGCCTTGTTTCTGGGCCGAGACCAAACCGGCATCGCCCCTCTGTTCTGGAGCAAAATTCACGGCGGCATTCTCTTTGCCTCAGAAATCAAGGCCCTTATGCCACACCCTGAGACGCCACGCCGACTCGATCCGGCTGGGCTTGACCAGGTCATCACTTTTCCCGGCTTGATCAGCCCCCAGACTATGTTTAAAGGCATTCACGCCCTCCCTCCCGGTCATTGGCTACGGATTGAAGGAGAGCAGATTGAGGTGCAACAGTACTGGGATTTTGACTTCCCCCAGGCTGCAGACATGGAAGAAAGCACGGAAGAGAAGCTCCTTGAAGAGCTGGAAGCTGCCCTGACCACAGCTGTGAGCCGACGGCTGCGTGCGGATGTTCCTGTGGGGTTTTATGTCAGTGGTGGACTTGACTCAGCACTGATCGCCACCCTGGCCCATAAAGTTGATTCCGCCACCATCCGCGACACCTTTTCCATCGGCTTCAACATCCCCGAAATCGATGAACGTCCCTGGCAGTCCCAAATAACCCAAGCCATTGGCTCCCGCCATCATGAGGCCATCTTCGACCAAGATCGCATTCTTGCTCACCTGCAAGACATTGTCTGGCACGGAGAAACCGTGCTCAAGGAAAGTTATAACGCCTGCACCATGCTCCTGGCCCAGTTAGTACATAAAAACGACATGCGAGTGACTTTGACCGGAGAAGGTGCAGACGAATTGTTTGCTGGCTACGTTGGCTACCGCTTTGACGAAACCCGAACTGGGAATGGGCTTGAGGAACTGGACGACCTTGAGGCCATGTTGGAGGAGGAAACCCGCGAACGACTCTGGGGAGACGCCTCCTTTTTTTATGAACGCAACTACAACAACCACGCCGAGCTGACCCTGGCCCTCCTCTCTCCGGAACTTGCCGCCAACCGAGCGGCATTCTCCGCGCTTGCCCGTTCCCCCCTCAACCACGATCAACTGACAGGCCGCAGCCTGGCCCATAAACGATCCTACATCGATTGCAAACTTCGCCTGGCTGATCACCTGCTTGCCGACCACTCCGACCGAGTTGCCTACGCCGCCCAAGTCGAAGCGCGCTATCCCTTTCTTGATCCGGATGTCATTGCGGTGGCCCGGCGCATTCCTCAGCATATCATGGTCAAGGATGGGGAAGAAAAATACCTCCTCAAAAAACTGGGGGCCAAACTCCTGCCTCAGGAATTGGTTCAGCGCAGAAAATTCAGCTTCGTTGCCCATGGCAGCCCCCATCTCCTCCGCCAGGGCCAGGACTGGGTTATGGATCTCCTTTCACCGGAGCGCATACGGCAGCGGGGCATTTTCAACCCTGACACCGTTGCCAGCCTGACAGCACGCGCCCTCCGACCTGATTGCTCTGTAAACCAGACCTATGAAGACGACTACCTTATGATCGTTCTCACCACAGAACTGTTGATGGATGCCTTTAGCTTGTCCTCACCCACTTGA